CGACGCTGGAGCTGATGAAGCGGCTGGCGGACCTGGGGGCGAAGGTGCACGGGCACACGTTCATGCCGCTGCCGGGGACGCCGTACCGGGATGCGGCGCCGGGCGCGGTGGACGACGAGACGCGGAGGGAACTGGACCGGCTGGCCTCACAGGGCCGGCTCTACGGTCACTGGAAGCAGCAGGTCAAACTGGCGAACGGAATCGCGGAAAGACGCCAACCCAGACGCTAACCACCCATCCCCCACCCACCCCTCTCCCTCCGGGAGAGGGACGGGGTGAGGGTATCCGTTCCCGTCCAGCAGGGGAGCGCGGGTTGCGCGCTCCAGTGTCGGCGTGTCGATGAGGGCGAGCAATTGATCCTTCTCTACGACATCGCCCTCCCGCACCAGGAGGCGCATGAGCGGCCCAGCGGCCCGCGCCCGGATGTCGACCCGGTCCTTCGCCGCGACGGTCCCGTTGGCATGGACCGCTTCGACCGCCATGCCCCGCACCACCTGGACGGCGACCAGCCGCCGAGGGTGCAGCCTCCAGTAGAGGAGCCCTCCCGCCAGGATGACCCACCTTCCTCGCGGCCTGCGCTTCCATACAGCGACGCGGGCCGGCTGAGGGACATCGATGGGCAGAGCGTTGGGCATATCCATGGTCTTGGCCTGTCACGGGTGGGGGGACGCCGCGCCTGCCTTTCCGCCGGGAGCGGCCCACCTGGAACAGGAGCTGCCCCGGACCCGCTGCAATACCCCCTACGAAATCCGCTCCGGGGGCGATGAAGTGGTTGTACGTGGCCGTGGATGGCTATTCTCCGCGTGAATCCCCATGTGCCTTGCCTCCAAGGGCAAGGCTGACCAGGCCGGCGGCAAGTGAGATGAGGCCCATGAAGATCCAGCCCGCGCGGAACTGCATCTCCGCCGGCTCTCCCGTCGACGGCCGGCTGAGCAGGACGATCAAGATGGCCACGCCAAGGACCCCTCCCAACTGGCGGCTCGTCACGTTCACTGCGCTGCCGACGGCAAAGCGCGCCGGCGGCAGCGCCAACATGGAGGCGCTGGAGAGCGTCGGGAAGGCCATCCCGACGCCTGCACCCATGAGCAACGAGCCAGGGAGCCAATGCCTGACGTAGGCCACCTCGGGGCCAACGCGCAGAATGAGCCAGGCGGCGCCGACCGCGAACACGACCGTGCCGGTCACCACAATCCAGCGGTGGCCGAAGCGATCCGCCAGCACTCCGGCTGGCCCTGCGACGACCGCGGCGGCGATCGGCGTTGTCGTGATGGCCAGCCCCGCGGTCAGCGGCGGGTAGTGCCAGACCGAGGTAAGGAACAGGACGTACCCGAGCAGAGCGGAGAAGAACGCCGCGGAGAACAACAGGGTCGCGAGGTTGGCGATCGTGAAGGAGCGTATCCGGAAGAGCGAGAGATCGAGCACGGGAGACGGGTGCCGCGCGCAGCGCCAGATCAGCAGCGGAAACAGCCCTATCACGCCTGCCAACGAGGCGAGCCGGCGCGGGTCGAACCAGGGATATGCGGCGCCCTGGATGATCCACAGCGCGAACAGGCCCACCGTCGCGATGGCGGCCAGCACGCCGACCAGATCGGGCCAGTGCACGGCGTCCGGGTCAC
This is a stretch of genomic DNA from Archangium violaceum. It encodes these proteins:
- a CDS encoding biotin/lipoyl-binding protein, whose translation is MDMPNALPIDVPQPARVAVWKRRPRGRWVILAGGLLYWRLHPRRLVAVQVVRGMAVEAVHANGTVAAKDRVDIRARAAGPLMRLLVREGDVVEKDQLLALIDTPTLERATRAPLLDGNGYPHPVPLPEGEGWVGDGWLASGLASFRDSVRQFDLLLPVTVEPAL
- a CDS encoding DHA2 family efflux MFS transporter permease subunit, whose amino-acid sequence is MKHPSLETTFGSPVAASVSGPRVRTARSQRRRVLLITSLGVFMVSLDTTIVNVAFPAIQSTFPGTTQVALSWVLNAYFIVFAALLVSAGRVADLVGRRRVFFIGLNLFTLASGLCGLAPTASLLIAARALQAIGAAALIPASLALLLPAFEVSRRATAIGLWGAIAALASALGPILGSALLEWANWRWAFFINLPVGLFAWLWGRKVLDESRDPDAVHWPDLVGVLAAIATVGLFALWIIQGAAYPWFDPRRLASLAGVIGLFPLLIWRCARHPSPVLDLSLFRIRSFTIANLATLLFSAAFFSALLGYVLFLTSVWHYPPLTAGLAITTTPIAAAVVAGPAGVLADRFGHRWIVVTGTVVFAVGAAWLILRVGPEVAYVRHWLPGSLLMGAGVGMAFPTLSSASMLALPPARFAVGSAVNVTSRQLGGVLGVAILIVLLSRPSTGEPAEMQFRAGWIFMGLISLAAGLVSLALGGKAHGDSRGE